The following coding sequences are from one Paenibacillus sp. JDR-2 window:
- a CDS encoding AraC family transcriptional regulator, which produces MDKSLLKEARKHGNPIYPVSLYEITCPSDAPLLDLHWHDELELLLVTEGTAVFRVDLQDYELQAGEAIFVNSGELHSGYVVGGKPCSFDAVVFHSSLFSSGSIDYLFDRYISPVLEKRYEVPAHLRREPGPGMELLAMLDQIFEVHRNEQAASELTIKGLLFSILAKLVSLGKPSVRVKPEQEGYRIERLKTVIEYIEQNYAEPIPLQKLAELARMSESYFCRFFKRITTKSPIEYMNSYRVQQAASRLRQTDAKIMEVALDVGFNSLSYFNTVFRQRFGCTPREYRSRLQVNS; this is translated from the coding sequence ATGGATAAATCTTTGCTAAAAGAAGCTCGCAAGCATGGTAACCCGATCTATCCGGTCAGCTTGTACGAAATCACCTGTCCGTCTGATGCCCCTCTACTGGATTTGCATTGGCATGACGAGCTTGAGCTGCTGTTAGTAACGGAAGGAACGGCCGTATTCCGGGTAGATCTGCAGGATTATGAATTGCAGGCAGGTGAAGCGATCTTCGTCAATTCCGGCGAGCTTCATTCCGGATACGTTGTTGGTGGCAAACCATGCTCTTTCGACGCTGTTGTCTTCCATTCCAGCTTGTTCAGCAGCGGATCCATCGATTATTTGTTCGACCGTTATATTTCTCCCGTTCTCGAGAAAAGATATGAAGTACCAGCCCATTTGCGCCGTGAGCCTGGTCCGGGCATGGAGCTTCTTGCGATGCTGGATCAGATATTTGAGGTTCATCGTAACGAACAAGCCGCTTCGGAGCTTACAATTAAAGGATTGCTATTTAGCATATTGGCCAAGCTGGTCAGCTTGGGTAAACCGTCCGTACGCGTAAAGCCCGAGCAAGAGGGTTACCGGATTGAGCGGCTGAAGACCGTTATCGAATATATTGAACAAAATTATGCCGAGCCTATTCCTTTGCAGAAGCTCGCCGAGCTGGCTAGGATGAGCGAATCGTATTTTTGCCGTTTCTTCAAACGGATTACAACAAAAAGCCCAATCGAATATATGAACAGCTACCGTGTCCAACAGGCGGCCAGCCGTCTGCGGCAGACCGATGCCAAGATTATGGAAGTCGCACTCGACGTTGGCTTCAATAGCTTAAGCTACTTCAACACCGTATTCCGCCAGCGCTTCGGCTGTACGCCAAGGGAATACCGGAGCCGGCTGCAAGTAAACTCGTAA
- the yicI gene encoding alpha-xylosidase, giving the protein MKFTDGYWQIREGVEMQHPVDVRELKEKNGKLTAYMATKPVVIKGDTLNGTMLTAEISSPIPDVIKVRWVHHAGVKQVGPEFETLVDANHSVSVEHDEQYTTLTSGGLQARIRKSPSWGLEFFQNGRKMTGTAHKAAAYVQDQGKAFFREMLDLGVGEQVYGLGERFTPFIKNGQVVDSWNEDGGTSSEQAYKNVPFYLSSAGYGVFVNHPERVSFEIGSEVVSKVGFSVPGEHLEYFIVGGKTLKDVLDNYTKLTGKPALPPAWSFGLWLTTSFTTDYDEATVNSFIEGMAERNIPLHVFHFDCFWMKEYEWCNFEWDADMFPDPEGMLRRLKDRGLRICVWINSYIGQKSPLFQEGMENGYLVRKPDGSVWQWDKWQAGMGLVDFTNPDAVKWYKGHLKRLMDMGVDCFKTDFGERIPTDVVYFDGSDPQKMHNYYTQLYNKAVFEVLEENRGKNEAMLFARSATAGGQQYPVHWGGDCSANYDSMAESLRGGLSLGLSGFGFWSHDISGFERTAPPDIYKRWVAFGMLSSHSRLHGNESYRVPWLFDEESVDVLRYFTELKSSLMPYLFNHAVEATEKGVPMMRAMVLEFPEDPTTHYLDRQYMLGESLLVAPIFNTEGTAKYYVPAGKWTSLIDGTTVEGGKWVEERHGYSSIPLLVRPNTLLAIGSNNQKPDYDYADNVALHLFELEDGATATTVIHDLNGQPQATAAAVRTGSTIEISYEGTGKPWQVVLRGIEQAAAVEGADSQQTSEGLKLIPTSGRKIIVKL; this is encoded by the coding sequence ATGAAATTTACCGACGGTTATTGGCAAATTCGCGAAGGCGTTGAAATGCAGCATCCGGTTGATGTTCGCGAACTGAAAGAAAAGAACGGGAAGCTGACGGCTTACATGGCAACAAAGCCCGTTGTAATCAAAGGCGATACGCTGAACGGCACGATGCTTACGGCGGAGATCAGCTCTCCAATCCCTGATGTCATTAAAGTTCGCTGGGTTCACCATGCCGGGGTGAAACAAGTTGGCCCTGAATTCGAAACTCTTGTTGATGCCAATCATAGCGTATCCGTTGAACATGACGAGCAATACACGACTCTGACAAGCGGCGGCCTTCAGGCACGTATCCGCAAGTCGCCTAGTTGGGGCCTGGAATTCTTCCAGAACGGCCGCAAGATGACGGGTACAGCGCATAAAGCTGCAGCTTATGTTCAAGATCAAGGCAAAGCGTTCTTCCGCGAAATGCTGGATCTTGGCGTTGGCGAGCAAGTATACGGTCTTGGCGAGCGCTTCACTCCGTTCATCAAAAACGGCCAGGTTGTTGACTCCTGGAACGAAGACGGCGGCACAAGCTCCGAGCAAGCGTACAAAAACGTTCCTTTCTACCTGTCCAGCGCAGGTTATGGCGTATTCGTCAACCATCCGGAACGCGTATCGTTCGAGATTGGTTCCGAGGTTGTATCGAAGGTTGGCTTCAGCGTACCGGGCGAACATCTGGAATACTTCATCGTAGGCGGCAAAACGCTGAAGGATGTTCTCGACAACTACACGAAGCTGACCGGCAAACCGGCATTGCCTCCGGCATGGTCGTTTGGTCTGTGGCTGACTACATCGTTTACGACGGACTATGATGAAGCAACGGTTAACAGCTTTATTGAAGGAATGGCTGAGCGCAATATTCCGCTTCATGTCTTCCACTTCGACTGCTTCTGGATGAAAGAATACGAATGGTGCAACTTCGAATGGGATGCGGACATGTTCCCGGATCCGGAAGGCATGCTTCGCCGCCTGAAAGATCGCGGTCTTCGCATTTGCGTATGGATCAACTCCTATATCGGCCAGAAGTCGCCTCTCTTCCAGGAAGGCATGGAGAACGGCTACCTCGTTCGCAAGCCGGACGGAAGCGTATGGCAATGGGATAAATGGCAAGCGGGAATGGGTCTTGTCGACTTCACGAACCCGGATGCGGTGAAATGGTACAAAGGCCATCTGAAACGTCTGATGGACATGGGCGTTGACTGCTTCAAAACGGACTTCGGCGAGCGTATCCCTACGGATGTCGTTTACTTCGACGGTTCCGATCCGCAAAAAATGCACAATTATTATACACAGCTGTACAACAAAGCGGTATTCGAAGTGCTCGAAGAAAACCGCGGCAAAAACGAAGCTATGCTGTTCGCGCGTTCGGCTACGGCAGGCGGACAGCAATACCCGGTACACTGGGGCGGCGACTGCTCGGCGAATTATGATTCGATGGCGGAATCGCTCCGCGGCGGCCTGTCGCTTGGCCTGTCCGGCTTTGGCTTCTGGAGCCACGATATCAGCGGCTTCGAACGGACAGCTCCACCGGATATCTACAAGCGTTGGGTAGCCTTCGGCATGCTCAGCTCGCATAGCCGTCTTCACGGCAACGAGTCGTACCGCGTGCCTTGGCTGTTTGACGAAGAATCCGTTGACGTGCTTCGTTACTTCACGGAGCTTAAGAGCAGCCTGATGCCTTATCTGTTCAACCATGCAGTTGAAGCAACGGAAAAAGGCGTACCGATGATGCGTGCGATGGTTCTCGAGTTCCCTGAAGATCCGACAACTCATTATTTGGACCGTCAATATATGCTGGGCGAAAGCCTGCTTGTTGCTCCAATCTTTAATACCGAAGGTACAGCGAAATATTATGTGCCGGCGGGCAAATGGACCAGTCTGATCGACGGCACAACGGTTGAAGGCGGCAAATGGGTAGAAGAGCGGCACGGCTACAGCTCGATTCCATTGCTTGTTCGTCCTAACACGCTTCTTGCAATCGGCAGCAACAACCAAAAGCCGGATTACGATTATGCGGATAACGTAGCGCTGCACCTGTTCGAGCTGGAAGACGGCGCAACGGCAACTACGGTTATCCATGATCTGAACGGTCAGCCGCAAGCAACAGCTGCGGCGGTACGTACAGGCAGCACAATCGAAATCAGCTATGAAGGCACAGGCAAGCCATGGCAGGTCGTACTGCGCGGTATTGAGCAGGCAGCTGCTGTTGAAGGCGCTGACTCGCAGCAAACATCCGAAGGCTTGAAGCTCATTCCAACCTCCGGCCGGAAGATCATTGTAAAACTGTAA
- a CDS encoding glycoside hydrolase family 3 protein: MTHNSEQKYPFQNPDLPLEQRVNDLVNRFTLEEKINLMCQYQDEITHLGVKAYKHGTEAAHGMAWLGEATTFPQPIGLACTWDKDLMKKIGSVIGDEARGFYSQNPTHNGLTLWAPTVDMERDPRWGRTEEAYGEDPHLTGKLSAALTQGIQGDHPFYVKAVASLKHFIGNNNEINRGECSVSLDPRNKNEYYLKAFEIPFKEGGALSMMTAYNSVNGVPANINPDVNNIVKRDWGMNGFVVSDAGDVLGTVNDHHYVDTYKEAVALTIKAGVDSITDDHPISKQAIRDALAEGMLTENDLDIALRNTFRVRFRLGEFDPADRNPYAAIDESVIMKPEHAELALDAVRKSIVLLKNDGILPLSAEKLSKAAVIGPLAGIVYRDWYSGLMPYSISPFEGIRKKMNGAHQAVTLATGSNRVKLKSLKNGKYVTLGSDEKNSLSANSQGADSADLFETTDWGWDSHTLIAENNKLYLTTDDEKITASSEHIWEWFTKEVFHVRPQNDGNVVTFTTWNNRPVTVNAETGGLEAQDGDAIIAEPFAIEKETDGLQEAIAAARNNEVAVVVVGNHPLINGKETIDRPDLTLAAYQEKLIREVYAVNPNTVVVVVGSYPFAMPWVQENIPAIVYLSHAGQELGHALADVLFGDYNPAGRVNMTWYESADQLGEFMDYDIIKSERTYQYFAGKPLYPFGHGLSYSRFQYDALAQEQSGNSLTVSFRVTNTSDVDGEEVVQLYTRALESRVKRPLRQLQSFERIALAAGESREVSFKLDRSALAFWDVTRSKMCVEQGSYSFLVGASSGDFRLEGTLIVAGETIPPRDLSQVTGAVNYDDYSNVIISDNTEGGDSAATTSSAAWLRYDDALLGEEICFFEARALSAHGANLEIRLDAPDGPLAGSLTLQASSAWQTVTASIEQAAGKRQVYLVVQGEGETKLSWFRFGK; encoded by the coding sequence GTGACCCACAATTCCGAACAAAAATATCCATTTCAAAATCCCGACCTGCCGCTCGAGCAGCGCGTTAATGATTTGGTTAACCGATTCACCCTGGAAGAAAAAATCAATCTGATGTGCCAGTACCAGGACGAGATTACTCATCTTGGCGTTAAAGCTTATAAGCACGGTACCGAAGCGGCGCATGGCATGGCATGGCTAGGCGAAGCAACAACGTTCCCTCAGCCGATTGGCCTCGCTTGCACATGGGACAAAGACCTGATGAAAAAAATCGGCAGCGTCATCGGCGATGAAGCACGCGGCTTCTATTCCCAGAATCCGACGCATAACGGTCTGACTTTATGGGCGCCAACCGTCGATATGGAGCGTGATCCGCGCTGGGGCCGTACCGAAGAAGCTTACGGCGAAGACCCGCATCTGACAGGCAAGCTGTCTGCTGCGCTTACTCAAGGCATTCAGGGCGACCATCCGTTTTATGTGAAAGCGGTCGCATCGCTTAAGCATTTTATCGGCAACAATAACGAGATCAATCGCGGAGAATGCTCCGTCAGCCTGGACCCGCGCAACAAAAACGAATACTACCTGAAAGCGTTCGAAATTCCGTTCAAGGAAGGCGGAGCCCTGTCGATGATGACCGCCTACAATTCGGTGAACGGCGTTCCCGCCAACATCAATCCGGATGTGAATAACATCGTCAAACGGGATTGGGGCATGAACGGTTTCGTCGTAAGCGACGCCGGCGACGTGCTTGGCACCGTCAACGACCATCATTACGTCGATACGTACAAGGAAGCCGTAGCTCTTACGATCAAAGCCGGCGTAGACAGCATCACCGACGATCATCCAATCTCGAAGCAGGCGATCCGCGATGCGCTGGCCGAAGGAATGCTGACGGAGAATGATCTCGACATCGCGCTGCGCAACACGTTCCGCGTCCGCTTCCGTCTTGGCGAATTTGATCCGGCAGACCGCAATCCTTATGCGGCAATCGACGAATCGGTTATCATGAAGCCGGAGCATGCCGAGCTTGCCCTTGATGCCGTGCGCAAAAGCATCGTGCTGCTCAAAAACGACGGTATCCTGCCGCTGTCTGCGGAAAAGCTGAGCAAAGCTGCCGTCATCGGCCCGCTGGCCGGCATCGTATACCGCGACTGGTACAGCGGTCTTATGCCTTATTCCATTTCGCCGTTCGAAGGCATCCGGAAGAAAATGAACGGTGCCCATCAAGCGGTAACGCTGGCAACGGGCAGCAACCGCGTGAAGCTTAAATCGCTTAAGAACGGCAAGTACGTGACACTTGGAAGCGACGAGAAAAACTCGCTGTCCGCAAACTCTCAGGGCGCGGATTCTGCCGATCTGTTCGAAACAACCGACTGGGGCTGGGACAGCCATACGCTCATCGCGGAGAACAACAAGCTCTATCTGACGACCGACGACGAGAAAATCACCGCATCTTCCGAGCATATCTGGGAATGGTTCACCAAGGAAGTATTCCACGTCCGTCCGCAGAATGACGGGAATGTCGTGACCTTTACGACTTGGAACAACCGTCCAGTAACCGTAAATGCGGAGACCGGAGGCTTGGAAGCGCAAGATGGCGATGCCATTATTGCCGAACCTTTTGCGATTGAAAAAGAAACCGACGGCCTGCAGGAAGCGATTGCTGCCGCGCGCAACAACGAAGTTGCGGTTGTTGTTGTCGGCAACCATCCGCTTATTAACGGGAAAGAGACGATTGACCGCCCTGACCTGACGCTTGCCGCTTATCAAGAGAAACTCATTCGCGAAGTCTACGCCGTGAACCCAAATACCGTTGTAGTAGTTGTGGGCAGCTATCCGTTCGCCATGCCTTGGGTGCAGGAGAATATCCCTGCGATCGTCTATCTGTCGCATGCCGGTCAAGAGCTGGGCCATGCGCTTGCAGACGTCCTCTTCGGCGATTACAACCCGGCTGGACGCGTCAACATGACTTGGTATGAGTCGGCTGACCAGCTTGGCGAATTTATGGATTACGACATTATCAAAAGCGAACGCACTTACCAGTATTTTGCCGGGAAGCCTTTGTATCCATTCGGACACGGTCTATCCTATAGCCGCTTCCAATACGATGCTCTCGCTCAAGAGCAGTCCGGTAATTCGCTTACCGTCAGCTTCCGCGTTACGAATACAAGCGATGTAGACGGCGAAGAAGTGGTTCAGCTGTACACAAGAGCCTTGGAATCCCGCGTGAAACGTCCGCTCAGACAGCTCCAATCGTTTGAACGAATTGCGCTTGCTGCCGGTGAATCCAGAGAAGTAAGCTTCAAGCTGGACCGTTCCGCTCTTGCCTTCTGGGATGTGACCAGAAGCAAAATGTGCGTCGAGCAAGGCAGCTATTCGTTCCTCGTTGGCGCATCCTCCGGCGATTTCCGCCTGGAAGGAACCTTGATCGTTGCCGGCGAGACGATTCCGCCTCGCGATTTGTCCCAAGTTACCGGCGCCGTGAACTATGACGATTATTCCAATGTCATCATCAGCGACAATACCGAAGGCGGCGACAGCGCGGCAACAACGTCGTCAGCGGCATGGCTCCGTTATGATGACGCCCTGCTTGGCGAAGAAATCTGCTTCTTCGAAGCAAGAGCTTTGTCTGCGCATGGAGCAAACCTCGAGATCCGCCTGGATGCTCCGGATGGTCCGCTCGCTGGCAGTCTGACGCTGCAAGCAAGCTCCGCTTGGCAGACGGTCACCGCTTCGATTGAGCAAGCAGCCGGTAAACGCCAAGTGTATCTGGTTGTTCAAGGCGAAGGAGAAACGAAGCTGAGCTGGTTCCGCTTCGGCAAATAG